The genomic segment CTCAGTGCCGCTGGCCTGGATCGCGTAACCGGCGACCACATGGGTATGCTGGCCACAGTGATGAATGCGCTGGCTATGCGCGATGCGCTGGAGCGCTCCAATATTTCCTCGCGGGTTATGTCCGCCATTCCCATGAGCGGTATCGTGGAGCACTACGACCGCCGCCACGCCATCCGCTGCTTGAATGCAGGCGAGGTGGTGATCTTCTCCGCCGGCACTGGCAACCCCTTCTTTACCACCGATTCGGCCGCCTGTTTGCGCGGCATTGAAGTGGAAGCGGACATAGTGCTCAAGGCCACCAAAGTGGATGGTGTGTACACCGATGATCCGATGAAAGTGGCCGACGCCACCAAGTATGATCGCCTTACCTACGACAAGGTGCTGGAAGATAAACTGGGGGTAATGGATTTGACCGCGATTTGCCTGTGCCGCGAGCACGACATGCCGGTGCGGGTATTTCGCATGAATAAAAGTGGTGCCCTGCTCAATATAGTAGTGGGCAGCAACGAGGGTACATTAATAGAAGAGGGTAGCTCCCATGTTGAATGATTTGAAAAAAGACGCCGACGACCGTATGAAAAAAGCCCTGCAAGCGATGGGCAATAGCATGAACAAAATCCGCACTGGTCGCGCGCACCCGAGCCTGCTGGAAGGCTTGACCGTGTCTTACTACGGTTCTGAAACGCCTTTGTCACAGGTGGCGAATATCACCGTTGAAGATGCTCGCACCCTGTCGGTTAAGCCTTGGGAGAAGCAGCTGGTTCCGGAAATCGAAAAAGCGATCATGAAATCGGATTTGGGGCTCAACCCCTCCACCGCTGGTGAAAATATCCGCATTCCGCTGCCCATGCTGACCGAGGAAACTCGTAAGGGTTATATCAAGCAGGCGCGTGCCGAAGCTGAAAATGGCCGTGTGGCTATTCGCAACGTGCGCCGCGATGTGCTGTCCGATGTTAAATCTCTGCTGAAAGAAAAAGAGATTACTGAAGATGAAGATCGTCGCATGCAGGATGATATTCAGAAAATTACCGATAAGTATGTGGCTGAAGTCGACAAGGCTCTGGCGCAGAAAGAAGAAGAGCTGATGACCGTATAAGGTCCGGCTGCGGCCGACGTAAAATAATGGGCCCGAGCGCCCGGCTATTGGCCGGGCGCTGCTGTAAAGAGGGCCGACAATGGGCAGTCTTATCGCCCCGGAGTGAAGTGTGACCGGCAGTTCTCTACGTCATATCGCCATTATCATGGATGGCAACAATCGCTGGGCTAAACAGCGCAATCTGTCTGGTATTGCCGGGCACCGTGAAGGGGTAGAGCGCATCCGCGATGTGATGGCTGCCTGCCAAGAGCTGAAAGTCGAAGCTCTAACCCTGTTCGCCTTTAGCAGTGAGAACTGGCGCCGCCCCGCCAAAGAGGTGGACGCTCTGATGTCGCTGTTTCAGTTGTACCTGAAAAAAGAAGCGAAAGATTTAAAAAAGCGCGGCGTGCGCTTAAAAGTTGTGGGTAATCGCGATCGTTTTAGCGAATCGTTAAAAACCTCTATTGCCAAAGCCGAAGCGCTTACCGACACCCAGGATGCCGCCACCACGCTAGTGATTGCCGCCGATTACGGAGGTCGCTGGGATGTGGTGCAGGCCGCCCGGAAAATGGCGCAGGCTGCTGTGTTGGGTGAGCTGACCCCGCAAGCGATAGATGAAGCGGCGTTTGATCGCGCCACGTCTCTGGCCGGTTTGCCGGAGCTGGATCTATTAATTCGCACCGGTGGCGAGCACCGTATCAGTAATTTCCTGCTGTGGCAGGCCGCCTACGCCGAGCTGTATTTCAGCGATGCGCTGTGGCCCGACTTTAACGGTGAGCTTTTAAAAGCAGCTGCGGCAGACTTTACGCAGCGTCAGCGCCGTTTTGGTCGTACCTCTGAGCAGTGTGAATCCGGCGCCGCTTTTGCTGGAGATTCCTATGCTTAAACAGCGCGTACTAACCGCCATTGCACTGGCGGCAATATTTCTGTTAGCGCTTTTCTATTTGCCCGAGCGTTACTTTCCTGCCTTTATTGCCGCCATTGTGCTGATTAGCGCCTGGGAGTGGGCGAACTTAAGCGGTTTTGAAAAGCCCTTGAGCCGCGCTCTGTATGTTCTCGCCCAAGGCGTTTGCATCGCTCTGGTGGCGGTGTACATCGGCGTGATTCCGGTAGATGCCATCGACATTAATCGGGTGCCTGCCAGGTATCAGCATGTACTGCTTGCCGGTTGCACCTGGTGGGCGCTGGCGTTGTTGTGGGTGCAGGGTTATCCCAGCAGCGCGCTCTTGTGGGGGCGCCGCTTTATGCGGGCCTTGATGGGTTTTTTGGTGCTGGTGCCTACCTGGGCTGCGGTCAGCTATGTGCGTTCTGAAGAGTTTGGCGCCTGGCTGGTATTGCTGATTGTAATCATTGTCGCCACCGCGGATATCGGTGGTTATTTTGTCGGCCGCCGGTTTGGTCGTCATAAGCTCGCCCCCAATGTCAGCCCCGGTAAAACCCTGGAAGGTTTCTTGGGAGGAGTGGGCGCGAATCTGATTCTGGTGTTTATCCTGTGGTATCTGTCTGACAATCCTTTGTTCCCATTGCTGGCGCTAATATTAGTTACCTCTCTGGCCTCAGTGCTCGGTGATTTGCTTGAAAGCATGGTTAAGCGAGAGCGCGGTATCAAAGACAGCAGCTCGCTGTTGCCCGGCCACGGAGGTGTGCTTGACCGGGTCGACAGCCTGACTGCGGCGGCCCCAGTGTTCGCCCTTATTCTGTTGTCGCTGGAGTTGAGCTTTGGCTGATTCGCCCCAACAGGTCACTGTTCTTGGTTCTACCGGTTCCATCGGTGTCAGTACGCTCGACGTATTGGCGCGTCACCCAGCTCGCTTCCAGGTTTTTGCGTTGGCGGCTCATTCCAGCTGGGAGGCGATGGCGCAGCAGTGCTTGGCCTGTAATCCGCGCTACGCCGTTTTAGTGGATGAAAAAGCCGCGCAAAAGTTGCGCGAAGCTCTTGCCGATGCCGGCTCACAGACGCAGGTTCTAAGCGGTACACGCGCTTTGGAGGAAGTGGCTGAGGCGCCGGAGGTGGACACGGTTATGGCTGCTATTGTGGGTGCGGCTGGATTATTGTCGTGCTTCGCCGCGGTAGAGGCGGGCAAGCGAGTGCTCTTAGCCAATAAAGAAGTGCTGGTAATGGCAGGTGGTCTGTTTATGGCTGCTGCCAGACGTTCTGGGGCCGAAATTCTACCTATCGACAGTGAACACAACGCCATTTTTCAGTGCCTGCCCCTAACCGGTGGCCTGTCCGCCGGGCTTGATCTTGCTGCGCTGGGCGTCAGCCGCATCCTGTTAACCGCATCCGGTGGCCCGTTTCGCCAGGCCAGCTTGCAGGAGTTACAGCGGGTGACGCCGGAGCAGGCGTGCGCGCACCCTAACTGGAGTATGGGGCCAAAAATATCGGTGGATTCGGCCACCATGATGAACAAGGGGCTGGAGTTTATCGAGGCCTGCTGGTTGTTCAATGCCCAACCCGCCAATATCGAAGTGGTGATCCATCCCCAGAGCGTAATCCATTCATTGGTGGAGTACATTGACGGCTCGGTATTGGCTCAGCTGGGTAACCCTGACATGCGTACCCCCATCGCCAATGCCTTGGGTGCGCCCGAGCGCCTGGCCGCAGGTGTTGACAGTCTGGACTTGGTGGCTACCGCCAGATTGGATTTCGAAGCGCCGGATCAGGCGCGTTTTCCCTGCCTAACACTTGCACAGGAGGCGGTGGCTACCGGCCTCAATGCGCCTGCGGTGCTCAATGCCGCCAACGAAGTGGCGGTAGCGGCTTTTTTGGCCGAGCAATTGTCCTTTACCGCCATTGCCGGGGTTATCTCTGCCACCTTAGAGCAGGTAAAATTCACTGAACCGGACAGTTTAGAGGCTGTCCAACAGGCCGATCTTGAGGCCAGGGGTGTGGCGCAGAGATTGATTGCTGCCAGCGCTAATTAACGAGGCTTATGTGAACATTCTCCAATACGTATTTTGGTTTTTTGTTGCCATTTTGGTGCTGGTGACCATCCACGAATTTGGCCACTTTTATGTCGCCAGGCGCTGCGGTGTAAAAGTGCTGCGCTTTTCCATTGGTTTTGGCAAGGTGCTTACCAGTTGGCGTGATAGTCAGGGCACGGAGTTCGCGCTCTCTGCCATTCCTCTGGGTGGCTACGTCAAGATGCTGGATGAGCGCGAGGGACCGGTGGCTGAAGATGAGCTGCACCGCGCGTTTAATCGCCAGAGTGTTGGTAAGCGCATTGCCGTGGTGTTGGCAGGGCCGGTAGCTAATTTGATTCTTGCGGTACTCATTTTTTGGCTGGTATTGGCGGTCAGTGGCGAGCGCGGCTTGGCGCCGGTGATTGGCAAGGTGGAGCCAGGCTCGGTGGCGGCCAGTGCCAACCTTGAGGCGGGCCAGGAAATTATTGCCGTAGATGGTGTGAGCACTTTGTCCTGGCAGATGGTGCAAAAACAACTGCTGCGTCGTCTGGGTGAGAGTGGGCCGCTGACCTTTGCCGTGCGCTACCCGGACTCCAGTTTGCGCTACGAATCTGAAGTCGTGCTGGACGACTGGCTGCGCGGGGTGGATGAGCCAGAACCCTTGTCTGGGCTAGGGGTTACGCCTTACATTCCCGCGGTTCCGGCAATCGCCGGGGAAATTCAGGATGCTAGCCCGGCGAGTGAGGCGGGTTTGCAGCCCGGTGATCAGATTATCGCCGCTGATGGACAAGCGATTGCCAGTGCTCAGGACTGGATCGATTATGTCAAAGCCCGGCCCGAGTCGCTAATCAATCTCACGGTAGAGCGCGGCGGCCAGGAGCTAGAGTTAGCGATTACGCCGGAGCGAATCACTGAGGCAGGTACCAGCTTCGGCAGGGTGGGGATGGGCTTTGCGCCTTACGAGTGGCCGGAGGACTTGATTCGCCGTTGGGATTATTCACCCATCAGCGGATTTGTGGCCGCCGTAGATCGCACTTGGGAAACTTCTGCCTTTGTGTTGCTGTCAGTTAAGAAGCTGATTTTTGGGGAAATTTCCACAAAAAACTTGAGCGGAGCTATCACCATTGCTAAGGTTGCGGGTTCTGAGGCGGAGAACGGCTGGCGCAGCTTCTTGCGTTTTCTCGCGGCCTTGAGCGTCATGTTAGGAGTTTTTAATCTGCTACCTATTCCTGTGCTCGATGGTGGTCATTTAATGTACTACCTGGTCGAGCTGGTAAAAGGAAAACCGGTATCGGAAAAAACTCAGATGGTGGGCTATCAAGTGGGCCTGGTTTTGGTAATCGGCCTGACAGTACTGGCGCTTTACAACGACATCATGAGGCTTTAATCCTGTGGGAGACAGTTGACCGCCAATCTCTGGTGGTGAGGGTGTTGTGTTTGTGCAAACTGACAAATCTAAAATAGAACGTAATATATGATGCATGTTTTCTCACGAATGATCGGCCTGATGTTGGCGCTTTGCTTTTCGCTAGCCGTTCATGCACAAACCTTTCGCGTTAATGACATCCGGGTAGAGGGGCTGCAGCGGGTTTCCGCCGGCACAGTTTTCAGCGCTCTACCGATTCGCGTTGGCGATACGCTTAGCAACCTCGACGTTCAGCGCGCCACTCGCGAGCTCTTCAAGGTCGGTTTGTTTACCGATGTTTCTATTGGTCGCGACGGTGATGTACTGGTGATTATGGTTGATGAGCGTCCCGCCATTAACGAGATCACCATTGAAGGTAACAAGGTCATTAAGACCGAGCAGCTTATGGAGAGCCTGACCGAAAATGGGCTTTCCGAGGGGCAGATCTACCAAAGTGCAACTCTGAACATGATCAGCCAGGCGCTGGAGCGCGAATACATAGGCCAGGGGCGCTACGGCGCCTCGGTTGATATTGAGGTAGAAGATCTACCGCGCAATCAGGTCAAGGTGTTGGTTAATATCGATGAGGGTGAAACCGCCCGAATCAAAAAAATCAACATAGTTGGTAACACAGCGTTTGCGAATGACGAGCTGTTGGATTTGTTTGAACTGCAAACCACAGGCTTCTTTTCTTGGATTACCGGGGATGACAAATACAACCGCGAAAAGTTGACTGGCGATATCGAGAGGGTCGAGTCATACTATCTGGATCGCGGTTATCTCGCTTTTAATCTTGACTCCACCCAAGTTTCCTTAAGCCCAGACAAATCCCAGGTTTTTATTACTCTCAATATTACCGAGGGTGATGTATACACCGTGAGCGAAGTGGATTTGGCTGGCGACCCAGCTATCGATGAGCGTTTTATTCGCCGCATGATTTTAATGCGCGAGGGGCAAACCTTTTCACAGGCACTGATGACGACCTCGTCCGAGTACATAACCAATCGCTTGGGTAATGAGGGCTACACCTTTGCTGAAGTTGAGGGAATTCCAGAACGTAACGACGAAGATAAAACCGTAAAGGTGACTTTCTTTATCGATCCGAAAAAACGCGCCTATGTCAGACGCATTAATTTCCGCGGTAATACCACTACCCAGGATCAGGTGTTGCGCAGGGAAATGCGGCAGATGGAAGGGGGTGCCGCCTCTACAGCGCAAATTGAACACTCTAAAGTGCGTTTGGAGCGTTTGGGCTTCTTTAAAGAAGTGACCGTAGATACAGTTGAAGTGCCGGGTGTCGCCGACCAGGTAGATGTTGACTTCACTGTGGAGGAACAACCCTCTGGCAGTATGGGCTTACAGTTGGGTTATGCTGAATATTCAGGCCTGCTTATTTCGGGCAATATTCAACAGAACAACTGGTTTGGTACCGGTAAACAGGTGGGCATCTCTGCCAGCCACTCGAAGTACCAAACGGCTTATAATTTCCGTTACAACGATCCGTACTTTACGCCGGACGGCGTGAGCCGCGGGTTTAATATTTTCTATCAAAGCAGCGACTATGCCAGCGTAAACGTGGCGGGCTATAGTACCGATGTATTTGGCGGTAATGTCAGCTTTGGTTACCCGATTTCCGATGTGGAGCGCTTAAGTTTTGATGTGGGCTTCCGCAACCTGGAAGTAAAGCCCAGCCAATATTCCGTGCGTGAGATTATTAACACGCCTCTTTATTCTTCTTCGGCCAGTTACATTACCCAAACCGAGTATCTGGAAATTCTGGAACAGTTGTCGACCGGTAATGATTTACCTGAGATCCCTTTCGACTCTACCCCTGTACCCAGCCTGGAAGATGATGTCAACGGTATTCGCGGTGAGCCAGGCTTTTTGGATACCCATGGCAGGGAGTTCCACGACTTTGTGGCCAATGCGGCTTGGGCAAAATCCACGCTTAATCGCGGCATTCTAGCCACCCGTGGTGCTTCGCAACGTTTGGGTATTGAAACGGCACTGCCAGGTGGCGATTTGGAATACTACAAAATCACCTACGACGCGCAGATGTTCCAACCCTTAACACGCCATCTGACCCTACGTTTACGTACCAGTTTGGGGTGGGCGGACTCTTACGGTAAAACCGAAGAGCTGCCTTTCTTTGAGCATTACTATGCCGGTGGTTTTGGCTCTGTGCGCGGCTTTGAGCGCAATAGCTTAGGGCCTCGAGGCACCTATGCCGAGAGCCAGTTTTTACCGCGAACCACTTGGGATGACATGAACGGTGATGGGGTGGTGGACACTGGTGAAACTGGCTCTTTATATAATGTGCTCTGCGAGGATCCAGAGTTGGGCGGCTACAGTGGCGGTATCTCTTGTCGCCCCGGTCAGCTGATGACATCTACTGGTGGGCAGGTGACCGATCAAAGCCGCTCTTTCGGTGGTAACTTCTTGGTCGAAACCAGTATGGAAGTGATTTTCCCGCTGCCTTTTGTCGAGGACCAGCGCTCTTTCCAAACCGCCTTTTTCATCGACGCGGGTAACGTTTTTGATACCAACTGCGGCGCAACACAGGTAAACTGTTTCGACTTTGCTCTGGACCGCATGAGTATTTCTGCGGGCTTGGGCTTAACGTGGATATCGGCCTTTGGCCCTATGACCTTCTCGGTTTCCGAAGCCATTCAGAAAAACGAGTTTGACGATGAGAAAGGATTTAACTTCTCCCTCGGCCAAACTTTCTGATGAAGGTGGCCCGGGGCGACTATTACACTCACTACAGATTATAAAAGGGGAAAAATGTGATTTTGCTTAAGAAGATGATGTTGGCCGCGACTCTGTTGCTGGTTAGCGTGGGCGCTGTGGCGGCTGGTAAGGTAGTTACCCTGGATATGCAAGCGGCCATTCTGGGCACTGACCTGGCGAAAAAAAGCGTCGATAGCCTGCAAAAAAATGCAGAGTTTACCGCTTTACGCGCCAAGGTTGAGAGCTTAGTTGCCGACATTAAAGCGCTGCAGGAGTCCGCTGAAAAAGATGGTATGACTTGGTCGGAAGATCAGCAGGCCGAGCATCGCAAAAAGGTAGAGTACCTGCGCGCCGACTATGAGCTGGCGACGAAAAAACTGCAGGCCGAACAGCAACAAGTATTGCAGCGTGTACAACAACAACTGACGCCTAAAGTGCGTCCCGTTCTGGAGCAGTTAATCGCCGATGAGAAAATCGGTATGATTATCAATGCTCAATCTGTATTCCACGCCGATGCCGATCACGATATTACCGCTCAGCTGATTGAGCGCTTGAATAAAGCCAAGTAACCGCAGTTGGATTGATTGAGTGACTAGTCTTTCTCTCCGTGAGATTGCGGATTTTTTATCAGCGAAACTCGAAGGCAATGCCGGTTTATCCATAACCGGCATTGCTGGTTTGGTAACGGCAAAAAACAGCGATATTAGTTTTCTGGCAAACAAGGCCTACGAGGCTCAGTTACAGAATTCTGGTGCCGGTGCCGTTATTTTGCGCGAACAAGAATCGCATTTGTACGATGGCAACAAGCTGATCGTTGCCGATCCCTACCTCAGTTATGCTCGTCTCAGTCGATTATTCGATCGGGCACTGGAGATCACGGCCGGGATTCATCCCAGTGCAGTGGTTGATTCCGAGGCGACCCTTGGCGCTAACGTCACCCTCGGCCCCCACGCGGTAATCGGTCGGGGTGTGGTGCTGGGTGATAATGTCGTTGTGGGGGCGGGTTCGGTTATAGGTGATGGTAGTCGCGTCGGTGCACGCACCCGCTTGGCGGCCAATGTCAGTATTTATCACGATGTAGTCATCGGCGAGGATTGTCTGTTTCATAGCAGTTGTGTCATCGGCGCTGACGGTTTTGGTTTTGCTCCGGATCGGTCTCAGGGTGGATGGTGTAAAATACATCAGCTTGGCGGGGTAGTGATTGGCAGTCGCGTTGAGGTGGGTGCCACCACCACAATTGATCGCGGCGCCCTGGATGACACCGTTATCGAAGACGGTGTGATTATTGACGATCAGGTACATGTAGCGCACAACTGCCACATTGGCGCCAATACCGCCATTGCCGCCAATTGCGGTATCGCCGGCAGCACTAAAATTGGCCGCAATTGTACCCTCGCCGGCGCTGTCGGCATCGTTGGCCATATCGAGATTACCGATAACGTCCACATTACCGGTATGACCATGGTCTCTAAGTCGATAACAGAGCCCGGCAGCTACTCTTCTGGAACCAGTGCCATAGGCACCCGCGAATGGCGCAAGAACGCCGTTCGTTTTAACCAGTTAAATGATCTGGCGCAGCGCTTGAGAAAGCTCGAGTCCGGATCCGATCAGTAGAATCCGTAAGTTTTAGGCTGGCTTTGCGCCAGCGATATATAAGGCGTCAATGAAATGATGGATGTAAATGAAATTAGGCAGTATTTGCCGCACCGCTACCCTTTATTGCTGGTGGATAGAGTGGTCGAGCTGGTAGAGGGGGAATCAATTGTCGCTTACAAGAATATTTCTATCAACGAAGAAGTATTTAACGGTCATTTTCCAGAGTTTCCGGTATTTCCGGGGGTAATGATTCTAGAGGCTCTGGCCCAGGCTTCGGGTATTTTGGGATTCAAAACAGTCGACAAAAAACCGAAAGATGGTTCCATTTACCTGTTTGCCGGAATAGACGATGTGCGCTTTAAACGTCAGGTTGTTCCCGGTGATCGTCTGCAGCTGGAGTCGCGCATTATTTCCTCCAAACGCGGTATTTGGAAGTTTGCTTGCAAGGCAACAGTCGATGGTGAATTGGTCGCCTCGGCTACCATTTTGTGTGCCGACCGAAAAGTATAACCCGCGAGAGAGAGCCAGCTTTGATTGATTCACAAGCTATTGTTCATCCCGAGGCCAAAATTGCCGATGATGTAAAGATCGGTCCTTGGACAACCATCGGGCCCGATGTCGAAATTGGGCCTGGTTGTGTCATTGCCTCACACGTGGTGATCAAAGGCCCGACAAAAATTGGTCGCAATAATCAGATCTATCAGTTTTCATCGGTGGGCGAAGATACGCCAGATTTGAAGTACAACGGTGAACCTACGCGGTTGGTTATTGGCGACAACAATATTATTCGCGAAGGCGTTACTATTCATCGGGGCACCGTGCAAGATCGCTCGGAAACCACCATAGGTGACAACAATTTGATTATGGCCTATGTGCATATAGGTCATGACAGTGTAGTGGGCAACCATTGCATACTGGTGAATAACACTGCACTTGCCGGGCATGTGATTATCGGTGACTGGGCCATCTTGAGCGGTTTTACGCTAGTGCATCAGTTTTGCAATATTGGCGCCCACAGTTTTACCGGTATGGGTAGTGCAGTGGGTAAAGACGTACCTGCCTTTGTTATGGTAACAGGCGCACCTGCAGCGGCGAAAAGTATTAACTCGGAAGGTTTACGGCGTCGCGGTTATAGCAAAGAGCAAATAGCGGCTATTAACCGGGCTTTTAAAATTATTTACCGTCGTGGCCATACGGTCGAAGAAGCGCTGAATCAGTTGCAGCAGATCGAAAGCGAGGAACCCGTGGTGGCACTGATGATCGAATCTCTACAAAAATCGAAACGCGGAATCGTTCGCTAATCTCACTATGAGCCGTCCCATCCGCATAGGAATAGTCGCCGGCGAGGCTTCCGGGGATATTCTCGGGGCTGGCCTTATTCATGAGCTGAAACATAAATACGATCATATAGAGTTTTCCGGCATCGGCGGGCCGCTGATGCTGGCTGAAGGTTTTCATTCCTTTTTTCCCCAAGAGCGTCTGGCGGTGATGGGGTTAATAGAGCCCCTTAAACGCTTGCCGGAGCTGCTGCGAATTCGTAACTTTTTGAAGCAGCACTTTACCGAACAACAGCCGGATGTTTTTATCGGTATCGATTCGCCTGATTTTAATTTGTCGTTAGAGAAGCATTTAAAGCAACAGGGCGTAACTACCGCTCACTATGTCAGCCCGTCGGTATGGGCGTGGCGAAGCGGGCGAATAAAGAAAA from the Gilvimarinus sp. DA14 genome contains:
- the pyrH gene encoding UMP kinase, which codes for MPNPRDKKYKRILLKLSGEELMGAEGFGIDPKVLDKMALEIGQLVGIGVQVGLVIGGGNLFRGAALSAAGLDRVTGDHMGMLATVMNALAMRDALERSNISSRVMSAIPMSGIVEHYDRRHAIRCLNAGEVVIFSAGTGNPFFTTDSAACLRGIEVEADIVLKATKVDGVYTDDPMKVADATKYDRLTYDKVLEDKLGVMDLTAICLCREHDMPVRVFRMNKSGALLNIVVGSNEGTLIEEGSSHVE
- the frr gene encoding ribosome recycling factor, whose product is MLNDLKKDADDRMKKALQAMGNSMNKIRTGRAHPSLLEGLTVSYYGSETPLSQVANITVEDARTLSVKPWEKQLVPEIEKAIMKSDLGLNPSTAGENIRIPLPMLTEETRKGYIKQARAEAENGRVAIRNVRRDVLSDVKSLLKEKEITEDEDRRMQDDIQKITDKYVAEVDKALAQKEEELMTV
- the uppS gene encoding polyprenyl diphosphate synthase, producing the protein MTGSSLRHIAIIMDGNNRWAKQRNLSGIAGHREGVERIRDVMAACQELKVEALTLFAFSSENWRRPAKEVDALMSLFQLYLKKEAKDLKKRGVRLKVVGNRDRFSESLKTSIAKAEALTDTQDAATTLVIAADYGGRWDVVQAARKMAQAAVLGELTPQAIDEAAFDRATSLAGLPELDLLIRTGGEHRISNFLLWQAAYAELYFSDALWPDFNGELLKAAAADFTQRQRRFGRTSEQCESGAAFAGDSYA
- a CDS encoding phosphatidate cytidylyltransferase; amino-acid sequence: MLKQRVLTAIALAAIFLLALFYLPERYFPAFIAAIVLISAWEWANLSGFEKPLSRALYVLAQGVCIALVAVYIGVIPVDAIDINRVPARYQHVLLAGCTWWALALLWVQGYPSSALLWGRRFMRALMGFLVLVPTWAAVSYVRSEEFGAWLVLLIVIIVATADIGGYFVGRRFGRHKLAPNVSPGKTLEGFLGGVGANLILVFILWYLSDNPLFPLLALILVTSLASVLGDLLESMVKRERGIKDSSSLLPGHGGVLDRVDSLTAAAPVFALILLSLELSFG
- the ispC gene encoding 1-deoxy-D-xylulose-5-phosphate reductoisomerase, which gives rise to MADSPQQVTVLGSTGSIGVSTLDVLARHPARFQVFALAAHSSWEAMAQQCLACNPRYAVLVDEKAAQKLREALADAGSQTQVLSGTRALEEVAEAPEVDTVMAAIVGAAGLLSCFAAVEAGKRVLLANKEVLVMAGGLFMAAARRSGAEILPIDSEHNAIFQCLPLTGGLSAGLDLAALGVSRILLTASGGPFRQASLQELQRVTPEQACAHPNWSMGPKISVDSATMMNKGLEFIEACWLFNAQPANIEVVIHPQSVIHSLVEYIDGSVLAQLGNPDMRTPIANALGAPERLAAGVDSLDLVATARLDFEAPDQARFPCLTLAQEAVATGLNAPAVLNAANEVAVAAFLAEQLSFTAIAGVISATLEQVKFTEPDSLEAVQQADLEARGVAQRLIAASAN
- the rseP gene encoding RIP metalloprotease RseP, whose translation is MNILQYVFWFFVAILVLVTIHEFGHFYVARRCGVKVLRFSIGFGKVLTSWRDSQGTEFALSAIPLGGYVKMLDEREGPVAEDELHRAFNRQSVGKRIAVVLAGPVANLILAVLIFWLVLAVSGERGLAPVIGKVEPGSVAASANLEAGQEIIAVDGVSTLSWQMVQKQLLRRLGESGPLTFAVRYPDSSLRYESEVVLDDWLRGVDEPEPLSGLGVTPYIPAVPAIAGEIQDASPASEAGLQPGDQIIAADGQAIASAQDWIDYVKARPESLINLTVERGGQELELAITPERITEAGTSFGRVGMGFAPYEWPEDLIRRWDYSPISGFVAAVDRTWETSAFVLLSVKKLIFGEISTKNLSGAITIAKVAGSEAENGWRSFLRFLAALSVMLGVFNLLPIPVLDGGHLMYYLVELVKGKPVSEKTQMVGYQVGLVLVIGLTVLALYNDIMRL
- the bamA gene encoding outer membrane protein assembly factor BamA, which encodes MMHVFSRMIGLMLALCFSLAVHAQTFRVNDIRVEGLQRVSAGTVFSALPIRVGDTLSNLDVQRATRELFKVGLFTDVSIGRDGDVLVIMVDERPAINEITIEGNKVIKTEQLMESLTENGLSEGQIYQSATLNMISQALEREYIGQGRYGASVDIEVEDLPRNQVKVLVNIDEGETARIKKINIVGNTAFANDELLDLFELQTTGFFSWITGDDKYNREKLTGDIERVESYYLDRGYLAFNLDSTQVSLSPDKSQVFITLNITEGDVYTVSEVDLAGDPAIDERFIRRMILMREGQTFSQALMTTSSEYITNRLGNEGYTFAEVEGIPERNDEDKTVKVTFFIDPKKRAYVRRINFRGNTTTQDQVLRREMRQMEGGAASTAQIEHSKVRLERLGFFKEVTVDTVEVPGVADQVDVDFTVEEQPSGSMGLQLGYAEYSGLLISGNIQQNNWFGTGKQVGISASHSKYQTAYNFRYNDPYFTPDGVSRGFNIFYQSSDYASVNVAGYSTDVFGGNVSFGYPISDVERLSFDVGFRNLEVKPSQYSVREIINTPLYSSSASYITQTEYLEILEQLSTGNDLPEIPFDSTPVPSLEDDVNGIRGEPGFLDTHGREFHDFVANAAWAKSTLNRGILATRGASQRLGIETALPGGDLEYYKITYDAQMFQPLTRHLTLRLRTSLGWADSYGKTEELPFFEHYYAGGFGSVRGFERNSLGPRGTYAESQFLPRTTWDDMNGDGVVDTGETGSLYNVLCEDPELGGYSGGISCRPGQLMTSTGGQVTDQSRSFGGNFLVETSMEVIFPLPFVEDQRSFQTAFFIDAGNVFDTNCGATQVNCFDFALDRMSISAGLGLTWISAFGPMTFSVSEAIQKNEFDDEKGFNFSLGQTF
- a CDS encoding OmpH family outer membrane protein, whose amino-acid sequence is MILLKKMMLAATLLLVSVGAVAAGKVVTLDMQAAILGTDLAKKSVDSLQKNAEFTALRAKVESLVADIKALQESAEKDGMTWSEDQQAEHRKKVEYLRADYELATKKLQAEQQQVLQRVQQQLTPKVRPVLEQLIADEKIGMIINAQSVFHADADHDITAQLIERLNKAK
- the lpxD gene encoding UDP-3-O-(3-hydroxymyristoyl)glucosamine N-acyltransferase, which translates into the protein MTSLSLREIADFLSAKLEGNAGLSITGIAGLVTAKNSDISFLANKAYEAQLQNSGAGAVILREQESHLYDGNKLIVADPYLSYARLSRLFDRALEITAGIHPSAVVDSEATLGANVTLGPHAVIGRGVVLGDNVVVGAGSVIGDGSRVGARTRLAANVSIYHDVVIGEDCLFHSSCVIGADGFGFAPDRSQGGWCKIHQLGGVVIGSRVEVGATTTIDRGALDDTVIEDGVIIDDQVHVAHNCHIGANTAIAANCGIAGSTKIGRNCTLAGAVGIVGHIEITDNVHITGMTMVSKSITEPGSYSSGTSAIGTREWRKNAVRFNQLNDLAQRLRKLESGSDQ
- the fabZ gene encoding 3-hydroxyacyl-ACP dehydratase FabZ; protein product: MMDVNEIRQYLPHRYPLLLVDRVVELVEGESIVAYKNISINEEVFNGHFPEFPVFPGVMILEALAQASGILGFKTVDKKPKDGSIYLFAGIDDVRFKRQVVPGDRLQLESRIISSKRGIWKFACKATVDGELVASATILCADRKV
- the lpxA gene encoding acyl-ACP--UDP-N-acetylglucosamine O-acyltransferase encodes the protein MIDSQAIVHPEAKIADDVKIGPWTTIGPDVEIGPGCVIASHVVIKGPTKIGRNNQIYQFSSVGEDTPDLKYNGEPTRLVIGDNNIIREGVTIHRGTVQDRSETTIGDNNLIMAYVHIGHDSVVGNHCILVNNTALAGHVIIGDWAILSGFTLVHQFCNIGAHSFTGMGSAVGKDVPAFVMVTGAPAAAKSINSEGLRRRGYSKEQIAAINRAFKIIYRRGHTVEEALNQLQQIESEEPVVALMIESLQKSKRGIVR